One Mastacembelus armatus chromosome 10, fMasArm1.2, whole genome shotgun sequence DNA window includes the following coding sequences:
- the LOC113144578 gene encoding cis-aconitate decarboxylase-like yields the protein MITTLQKTIRPLWAVRGMHKSAVDVLRQPAPEETVTDSFGKFISEIKPQHLSSVVLHRSKRMVLDSIGVGLIGSTTDVFELALQHCQHMYAPDDISFVYGRRGTRLSPTLAAFVNGVATHSMDFDDTWHPATHPSGAVLPAVLALSDMMPANSKTTGLDFLLAFNVGIEIQGRLMRFSNEAHNIPKRFHPPSVVGTMGSAAACAHFLSLDPSQCSHALAIAASLSGAPMANAATQSKPLHIGNASRLGLEAALLASRGLEASPLVLDAVAGVAGFSAFYEDYVPQPLESPSDGGHIFLLEEQDMGFKRFPAHLGMHWVADAAASVHKLLVGAGTGTVSPAQVQDILLRVPKSKYINRPFPESEHEARHSFQFNACSALLDGEVTVQSFTPAAMSRPDLLALLSRVRVEHPQDNPANFNRMYAEVQVTLVGGDILKGRCDTFYGHWRNPLTTESLVKKFRNNAGVVLPPEKVERVIDVVEELDRLGDCRALLSQLQ from the exons ATGATCACCACACTACAG AAAACCATTAGACCACTGTGGGCTGTCAGAGGAATGCATAAATCTGCAGTtgatg TATTGAGGCAACCAGCACCCGAGGAAACAGTCACTGACAGTTTTGGGAAGTTCATCAGTGAGATAAAGCCCCAGCATCTGTCCTCTGTTGTGCTCCACCGCAGTAAAAGGATGGTGCTGGACAGCATTGGAGTTGGTCTGATTGGCAGCACGACAGACGTGTTTGAACTGGCCCTGCAGCATTGCCAG CACATGTACGCTCCTGATGACATCAGCTTTGTGTACGGACGCAGGGGCACCAGGCTCTCCCCGACACTGGCAGCCTTTGTCAATGGAGTTGCG actcACTCCATGGACTTTGATGACACATGGCACCCTGCCACTCATCCCTCAGGAGCGGTTCTTCCTGCCGTCTTAGCACTCAGTGACATGATGCCTGCTAACAGTAAAACTACTGGCCTAGACTTCCTGCTGGCTTTCAATGTCGGCATTGAGATCCAGGGCCGGCTGATGAGGTTCTCTAATGAGGCCCACAACATCCCCAAGAG GTTTCATCCTCCCAGTGTGGTAGGGACCATGGGAAGTGCAGCTGCATGTGCTCATTTCCTGTCCTTGGATCCCTCCCAGTGCAGTCATGCCTTGGCCATAGCTGCTTCTCTATCTGGAGCCCCAATGGCCAATGCTGCCACTCAGTCTAAACCCCTCCACATTGGTAATGCTTCACGTTTGGGGCTAGAGGCTGCTTTGCTGGCCTCTCGAGGCCTAGAGGCAAGTCCTCTGGTCCTGGATGCTGTTGCAGGGGTGGCTGGCTTCAGTGCATTTTATGAAGACTATGTGCCACAGCCTTTGGAATCACCCAGTGATGGTGGCCACATTTTCCTGCTAGAGGAGCAGGACATGGGCTTCAAGCGCTTCCCTGCCCATCTGGGGATGCACTGGGTGGCAGATGCTGCAGCCTCGGTCCATAAGCTCCTTGTTGGAGCTGGGACCGGCACTGTCTCCCCAGCTCAGGTTCAGGACATCCTGCTCAGAGTCCCCAAATCTAAATACATCAACAGGCCCTTCCCTGAGTCTGAGCATGAGGCTCGCCACTCATTCCAGTTCAATGCCTGCAGCGCTCTCCTGGATGGTGAGGTGACCGTGCAGTCCTTCACTCCCGCTGCCATGAGCCGACCTGACCTGCTCGCTCTGCTGAGCCGTGTTCGGGTGGAGCATCCCCAAGACAACCCAGCCAATTTCAACCGCATGTATGCAGAAGTCCAGGTGACACTTGTTGGAGGCGACATTTTGAAGGGACGCTGTGACACCTTCTATGGTCACTGGAGAAACCCACTGACCACTGAGAGCCTGGTGAAGAAGTTCAGAAACAACGCAGGTGTGGTGCTTCCCCCTGAGAAGGTTGAGCGAGTGATTGATGTGGTGGAGGAGCTGGACAGACTGGGAGACTGCAGAGCCCTTCTCTCACAGCTGCAATGA
- the LOC113144570 gene encoding uncharacterized protein LOC113144570 — protein sequence MAVSDGFPASFYGEPGVLGLIANGISAFLVLLQNFNTARTGNTPVGVENILAGVHLILIGGICQLVAGLLSFRKYDHLSGTAFIGYAALWGSYGATRIYFGALPETQTTVLVPNQTMNNMTLSANMTSSMCLNATSGVFCHLFLSIKESAIAGLVPYILLSFLLAFCSATVNYIMPFVFGAITATLVFEAVGVVGGPWALVVSGVLELLILIFAIYGSAALLVKGLSQRLALKGFGTPLFNVLLLGAASSASAQSIGQEKKKNTKYAEPMALGFFCDTVAPFIFAFYSFGYMKSFGLGAAWISIIAAAQLLSSYYAHLRQDCYHTTKFGLHASYWLIKAWDEFVVSAVIVEETKVASGREAMVGNWFFVVAGLVMCVGSLNMDVLELVHNLLFVLVTVSTISQIPLQGYYIFFGIACSLFTAASLYGTFSRLINTIAEKSLIPVGPQPVSSDKLKRVLMCSRSRDQGALPQTDQASDALFYLSNGVAALSALHASTTSTNAAFLHLTVPWVLISGAIIQAYVSRLQVTGGGRFGSIISSIYVAVWATWTWFRFAGILLHFSTEAAYGFAAGAIALLVINVFLMLIAAYRNLVLLLLTTVMEVVLVCFLLSTLQRLPYKLEIAMLALLSIISIYGALASLVNCIFSQRVLPMGPALLKEKPKSAPELLCPVANSRLTGGLLKIAGLLEGGGVCGIPTDTVYALAASCKNPEAIEKIYNIKDRPAEKPICICISSVEQLEAAEPPFSPLLWEFMRNVYPGGISCIVSKGDWLFKLGVGAAYDRVGTRDSIMIRVPDHTVTAHLCDITGPLAITSANPSGEPDSTHHRMVINRLGHKIQGVLCDGDSNEVVASTVINCLRINEGIITIVREGCVPAVKVLQIFDRVKSSMV from the exons ATGGCAGTATCAGATGGGTTTCCAGCCAGTTTCTATGGAGAACCAGGAGTGTTGGGCCTGATAGCCAATGGGATCAGTGCATTCCTTGTACTTCTCCAAAACTTCAATACAGCACGTACTGGCAACACACCAGTTGGCGTGGAGAACATCCTTGCAG GTGTTCATCTTATCCTGATTGGTGGTATATGCCAACTGGTGGCCGGACTACTTTCCTTCAGAAAATATGACCATTTGAGTGGCACTGCCTTCATTGGCTATGCTGCTCTTTGGGGCAGTTATGGTGCCACCCGAATCTACTTTGGTGCCCTACCTGAAACTCAAACCACAGTGTTGGTACCAAATCAAACAATGAACAACATGACTCTGTCTGCTAACATGACGAGCAGCATGTGTCTGAACGCCACCTCAGgggtattttgtcatttatttctgtcCATTAAAGAGTCAGCGATTGCTGGCCTGGTCCCCTATATCCTTCTGTCCTTCCTCCTCGCCTTTTGTTCTGCCACAGTCAACTACATCATGCCTTTTGTTTTTGGGGCCATCACAGCCACTTTAGTATTTGAAGCAGTGGGTGTGGTAGGGGGTCCCTGGGCTCTTGTGGTCTCTGGGGTATTGGAGTTGCTCATTCTGATCTTTGCCATCTATGGTTCAGCTGCACTGCTGGTCAAAGGTCTGAGTCAGCGCCTAGCCCTTAAAGGCTTCGGTACCCCCCTCTTTAATGTTCTCCTTCTGGGGGCTGCCAGCTCAGCAAGTGCTCAGAGCATTGgccaagagaagaagaaaaacacaaaatacgcAGAGCCCATGGCCTTGGGGTTCTTCTGTGACACGGTTGCCCCCTTCATCTTTGCTTTCTACAGCTTTGGGTACATGAAGTCATTCGGTTTAGGAGCTGCATGGATCTCCATCATCGCAGCTGCTCAGCTGTTGTCCAGTTACTATGCCCACTTGCGTCAAGACTGTTACCACACCACAAAGTTTGGTCTTCATGCTTCATACTGGCTGATCAAGGCTTGGGATGAGTTTGTGGTATCTGCTGTGATTGTGGAAGAGACCAAAGTGGCCTCAGGGAGGGAAGCAATGGTGGGAAACTGGTTCTTTGTGGTGGCAGGCTTGGTGATGTGTGTGGGAAGCCTGAACATGGATGTCCTGGAACTGGTCCACAACTTGCTCTTTGTCCTGGTCACCGTCTCCACAATTTCCCAGATCCCTCTCCAGGGTTACTACATCTTCTTTGGTATAGCTTGTTCCCTGTTTACTGCAGCCTCCCTCTACGGAACCTTCTCACGTCTCATCAACACCATAGCAGAGAAGTCTCTCATCCCTGTAGGCCCACAACCTGTGTCCAGTGACAAGCTGAAGAGAGTTTTGATGTGTAGCAGGTCTAGAGACCAGGGGGCACTGCCCCAGACTGACCAGGCTTCAGATGCCCTGTTCTACCTTTCAAATGGGGTTGCTGCTCTCTCAGCCCTCCATGCAAGTACAACCAGCACAAATGCAGCCTTCCTGCATCTGACTGTCCCTTGGGTCCTCATCTCTGGAGCGATCATTCAGGCCTATGTGAGCCGGCTGCAGGTTACAGGAGGTGGCCGGTTTGGATCCATCATCTCGTCCATCTATGTGGCCGTATGGGCAACCTGGACCTGGTTTAGGTTTGCAG GCATCTTGCTGCACTTTTCTACAGAGGCAGCATATGGTTTTGCAGCAGGAGCCATTGCTTTGCTGGTTATTAATGTTTTCCTCATGCTGATTG CTGCCTACAGGAACCTGGTTTTGCTGCTTCTAACAACAGTCATGGAGGTTGTTCTGGTCTGTTTCCTGCTCTCGACTCTGCAGAGACTGCCATATAAACTGGAAA TTGCCATGCTTGCATTGCTTTCAATAATCTCTATTTATGGAGCTTTGGCATCACTGGTCAACTGCATCTTCTCTCAGAGAGTTCTGCCTATGGGCCCTGCTTTGCTAAAG GAGAAACCAAAGTCCGCTCCAGAGCTACTGTGTCCTGTTGCTAATTCTCGACTCACTGGTGGTCTCCTGAAGATCGCTGGCCTTCTGGAGGGAGGGGGTGTATGTGGTATTCCCACAGACACAGTGTATGCCTTGGCCGCCTCCTGCAAGAACCCTGAGGCTATTGAGAAAATCTATAACATTAAG GACAGGCCTGCAGAGAAACCCATCTGTATTTGCATCTCTAGTGTGGAGCAGCTGGAAGCAGCTGAGCCGCCCTTCAGTCCTCTGCTCTGGGAGTTTATGAGGAACGTGTATCCTGGAGGCATCAGCTGCATCGTCAGCAAAGGAGACTGGCTGTTCAAACTAG GAGTGGGAGCAGCTTATGACCGTGTTGGTACCAGAGACAGCATCATGATCCGTGTTCCTGACCACACGGTCACTGCCCACCTATGTGACATCACTGGACCTCTTGCCATTACGTCAGCCAATCCCAGTGGAGAACCAGACAGCACCCACCACAGAATGGTCATCAA TCGACTGGGCCACAAGATCCAAGGAGTTCTATGCGATGGGGATTCTAATGAAGTTGTTGCTTCCACTGTGATAAACTGCCTGAGAATCAATGAAg GAATCATCACCATTGTGAGGGAAGGCTGTGttcctgcagtaaaagtccTACAAATCTTTGACAGAGTGAAAAGCAGTATGGTGTGA
- the LOC113144571 gene encoding uncharacterized protein LOC113144571 — protein sequence MAQVQSLHVSVGILGISGGSLLLLVNSYASSPEKNLIPFTALGILLLIIAALLAYAGVRRSLSHAQLFSVLCLTVSALWCGSGLVYILVGQGVLQPTELRSSLVPGLAAFTLALLIIGVVAVLVKKAVICLIAVGISLACAHQIASLSAAGFGQSATAANYLLVCLVGVYFGFGRLLSTITQGKVEPPGTGLKKKAEVKTEQNQGCSDAVSVGLVMNLLSASVLACPLLGVVPKLSTGHVPWLWTAGVFQLGMCILFYRAMDTLAATFYGFTALLKFAEGYSALLSFYSIQPFSPVPFPVVFSVLFFILALFSCQKNLLEGLYQLFFVAYCIAIAAQPQGFFQGGTEGVQAAIFVVSAIMLLITTFNMVSTTMIPTGQGCFKALVNRMQCLTLRAHDKELHAPHLGYSKYADAEVLGHACSVLAAFAITATVGGRNPLSVLILPWVVVAGGALQLLCGSVAFARGKTFESTVFILYGVMWTVWGLTRYGGLYGETRGFNVAVGIISFMLFNCLVTAAALFLNVAWFAYTFTFQLILISFLLDAVGNLPYGYDIGVTIIFGLVSFYCFLAHIFNSTFQSPQIPLGKPLVKLSGVGGGAGVCPHVPARKATSVQQIAEIMKNGGICGMPTDTVYVLVAACNRPDAVVKAYKVKKQAEDRPMSLWISSIKQLEPVRHLLSPLLLDFMEAAWPSSISMVISRGPWMDIFGLGEAAKHIGTPQSIAIRNPDCSVATHLINLVGPIAVTSANPTGEADTTHHNQVYAKLGDKVDGVLCDGPSPENIASTVVDCTKIETGHIGFFRVGLIPKSKVLQIFEEVQRRHRQGRTNPSFEYDLHLPDTQRDLSSGDTSSTESGRGTGSSTPSRFSPEHSPVLRNGS from the exons ATGGCTCAAGTTCAGTCGCTGCATGTGTCCGTGGGTATTCTTGGCATCTCTGGCG GTTCTCTCCTCCTTTTGGTGAACAGCTATGCCAGCTCTCCTGAAAAAAACCTCATCCCCTTTACTGCTCTGGGGATTCTGCTCCTCATCATTGCAGCCCTCTTAGCTTATGCAG gTGTCCGGCGCAGTCTGTCCCACGCccagctgttttctgttctgtgtctgactgtctcTGCCCTGTGGTGTGGCTCAGGTCTGGTGTACATCCTGGTGGGCCAGGGGGTGCTGCAGCCCACAGAGTTAAGATCCTCTCTGGTCCCTGGTCTGGCAGCATTTACCTTGGCTCTGCTCATCATAGGCGTAGTTGCAGTCCTAGTAAAAAAAGCCGTTATTTGTCTCATAGCTGTTGGTATTAGCTTGGCATGTGCCCATCAAATCGCCAGCCTGTCGGCTGCAGGTTTTGGTCAGTCTGCCACAGCTGCTAACTACCTCCTTGTCTGTCTGGTGGGTGTTTACTTTGGTTTTGGACGTCTGCTGTCAACTATCACTCAGGGTAAAGTGGAACCTCCAGGAACAGGCCTGAAGAAAAAAGCTGAAGTCAAAACAGAGCAGAACCAGGGGTGTAGTGAtgctgtgtctgtgggtttGGTGATGAACTTactgtctgcctctgtgctgGCTTGTCCTCTGTTAGGTGTGGTCCCCAAGCTCTCCACAGGTCATGTCCCCTGGCTATGGACAGCTGGAGTCTTCCAGCTTGGCATGTGCATCCTTTTTTACCGAGCCATGGACACACTAGCTGCCACTTTTTATGGCTTCACTGCTCTGCTGAAATTTGCAGAGGGCTACAgtgctctcctctccttttaCTCCATTCAGCCTTTCTCCCCCGTTCCCTTCCCTGTCGTcttctctgtgcttttcttcaTCCTGGCCCTGTTCAGCTGTCAGAAGAACTTGCTGGAGGGGCTCTACCAATTATTCTTTGTAGCCTATTGTATCGCCATTGCTGCCCAGCCTCAAGGCTTCTTCCAAGGGGGCACTGAGGGTGTACAGGCAGCTATATTTGTAGTTTCTGCCATCATGCTTTTAATTACCACATTCAATATGGTGTCCACTACCATGATCCCCACAGGGCAGGGCTGTTTCAAGGCTTTAGTAAATAGGATGCAGTGTCTTACTCTCCGAGCACATGATAAAGAGCTACACGCGCCTCACCTGGGTTATTCTAAATATGCAGATGCAGAGGTGTTAGGTCACGCCTGCAGCGTGTTGGCTGCTTTTGCCATCACGGCCACAGTTGGTGGCAGAAATCCCCTGTCTGTGCTGATTCTGCCCTGGGTGGTGGTGGCTGGTGGGGCTCTACAGCTGCTCTGCGGCTCAGTAGCCTTCGCTCGGGGTAAGACTTTTGAGAGCACAGTTTTTATTCTCTATGGGGTGATGTGGACTGTGTGGGGATTGACGCGATACGGTGGCCTGTACGGTGAAACCAGAGGCTTTAATGTGGCAGTCGGGATCATTAGCTTCATGCTGTTTAACTGTTTAgtgacagctgctgcactgtttCTAAATGTCGCCTGGTTTGCCTACACCTTCACCTTCCAGCTCATTCTCATTAGCTTCTTGCTCGATGCAGTGGGTAACCTGCCTTATGGTTATGACATTGGAGTCACTATCATCTTTGGCCTTGTCAGTTTCTATTGTTTCCTGGCTCACATTTTCAACAGCACCTTCCAGTCCCCCCAGATCCCTTTAGGAAAACCTTTGGTCAAGCTGAGTGGGGTTGGGGGAGGCGCAGGTGTCTGTCCACATGTACCAGCCCGCAAGGCCACATCTGTTCAGCAGATAGCAG AAATCATGAAGAATGGTGGCATATGTGGAATGCCTACTGACACAGTCTATGTGCTGGTGGCAGCTTGCAACAGGCCTGATGCAGTGGTCAAAGCTTACAA GGTGAAGAAGCAGGCGGAGGACCGACCTATGTCCCTGTGGATCTCCTCCATCAAACAATTGGAGCCGGTGCGACACCTGCTGAGCCCTCTGCTGCTGGACTTCATGGAAGCTGCTTGGCCATCCTCCATTAGTATGGTTATAAGCagag GTCCATGGATGGACATCTTTGGTTTGGGAGAAGCTGCCAAACACATAGGGACTCCACAAAGCATCGCTATCAGAAACCCAGACTGTTCTGTGGCCACACACCTCATTAATCTG gtTGGGCCTATTGCAGTAACCTCAGCCAACCCTACAGGGGAAGCAGACACAACTCACCATAACCAAGTTTATGCAAAGCTGGGAGACAAG GTGGATGGTGTTCTGTGTGATGGCCCCTCCCCAGAGAACATCGCTTCTACAGTGGTCGACTGCACTAAGATTGAAACAGGACACATTGGTTTCTTCAGAGTGGGTCTCATTCCTAAATCCAAG GTTCTTCAAATCTTTGAGGAGGTtcagaggagacacagacagggaCGGACAAATCCATCTTTTGAGTACGATCTGCATCTACCAGACACACAAAGGGACCTGAGCTCAGGAGACACCAGCTCAACAGAGTCAGGAAGAGGAACTGGAAGCTCAACACCATCTAGATTTTCACCTGAGCATAGTCCAGTTCTCAGAAATGGATCATAG
- the LOC113144582 gene encoding phytanoyl-CoA dioxygenase domain-containing protein 1 — protein sequence MTTSTAKLQEIYNEQGFLSGLPVLDEMELREARYAFSELEKEFGENYTQYSLHNVHLQYPWVMGLTKHPQVLEVVKAILGPDVILLDSRFICKYPTLKPGNVQGSEEEETKPDGGIGEDVLPYVAWHQDMRYWGVAGGPVLSVWLALDDSLKENGALQVIPGSHCSGMLPHRQAIRPGNMLSVNQEIPEELVQVEETVFCPLLAGQMSIHDGFLVHASDANTSQKRRCGFVIRYVPTCAYPIQDPNRPRKFHATVLACGTDKFDHFSNSD from the exons ATGACTACATCTACAGCTAAACTGCAGGAGATCTACAATGAGCAGGGTTTCCTTTCAGGGCTGCCTGTACTGGATGAAATGGAGCTGAGGGAGGCCAGATATGCATTTTCTGAGCTGGAGAAGGAATTTG GTGAAAATTATACCCAGTACAGCCTCCACAATGTTCACCTCCAGTATCCGTGGGTGATGGGTCTGACCAAACATCCGCAAGTCTTAGAAGTGGTCAAAGCCATCCTGGGCCCTGATGTCATCCTGCTGGACTCCCGTTTTATCTGTAAATACCCAACACTCAAACCAGGCAACGTTCAGgggagtgaagaagaagaaaccaaGCCTGATGGGGGTATTGGTGAGGATGTGCTTCCATACGTGGCCTGGCATCAGGACATGAG ATATTGGGGTGTGGCTGGTGGccctgttctctctgtgtggCTCGCTTTAGATGACTCACTGAAAGAGAACGGCGCCCTTCAGGTTATCCCAG GCAGCCACTGCTCAGGCATGTTGCCCCATCGCCAAGCCATTCGCCCTGGAAACATGCTGTCAGTCAACCAGGAGATCCCAGAGGAGCTGGTGCAGGTGGAGGAAACAGTGTTTTGCCCTCTGTTAGCTGGACAGATGTCT ATTCATGATGGATTCCTTGTCCATGCCAGTGATGCCAACACGTCACAAAAGAGACGCTGTGGGTTTGTCATACGTTATGTTCCCACCTGTGCATATCCAATACAG GATCCCAACCGTCCCAGGAAATTTCATGCTACGGTTTTGGCCTGTGGAACAGACAAGTTCGATCATTTCTCCAACAGCGACTGA
- the LOC113144580 gene encoding uncharacterized protein LOC113144580: MDGDVLSLSSSLSLSSSSSAAAGTQKDTSPNSDNSLPQSQQEHKSTDELWTEEVSPAGDRLLSTEEQVTLITESMTVTSTDQEKLLLLNKNTELRRVNKELMKLNEDWDQVYRSATLGLQHRLESLELENNAIKHLNSRLLLKMEQQQSANEYYEQALMQELKKNQELQEYIRLLENRMHQPDRDYTSATQGSCSAMVRGPVSCPTRNPVGGPDLTPGQVSGYSPASSFISASSSSQAGHQGKSQSSSTPLGAPGDTQQEVQNLKEQLEALRCQTQIYEAEYQTEHNNHKHTLQENWRLRKKREETHQQVALLQEQLKVYEDDFRRERSDKQMLQRLLLRKTPQNKEPVLVHRCNNEQQPLGGDKRTQSGEKRKQHHPLCPKHPNKDKE, translated from the exons ATGGATGGAGACGTGCTGTCTTTGTCATCTTCTCTATCAttatcatcctcatcatcagcagctgcaggcacACAGAAAGATACTTCACCTAACAGTGACAACAGCCTTCCTCAGAGCCAACAGGAACACAAATCAACTGATGAATTATG gacaGAGGAAGTCAGTCCTGCGGGTGACAGGTTGCTTTCCACAGAGGAGCAGGTCACTCTGATCACTGAGAGTATGACAGTCACGTCCACTGACCAGgagaaactgctgctgcttAACAAGAACACTGAGCTCCGCAGAGTCAACAAAGAG CTGATGAAGCTGAATGAGGACTGGGACCAGGTGTATCGCAGTGCAACTCTGGGACTACAGCACAGACTGGAGAGTTTGGAGCTGGAGAACAACGCCATCAAACACCTCAACAGCAGACTGCTGCTCAAAATGGAGCAACAGCAG AGTGCAAACGAGTATTATGAGCAAGCGTTGATGCAGGAGTTGAAGAAAAACCAGGAGCTGCAAGAATACATCAGACTGTTAGAGAACAGAATGCACCAGCCTGACAGAGACTACACATCTGCCACCCAG GGCAGCTGTAGTGCTATGGTACGTGGTCCTGTTTCGTGCCCCACCAGAAATCCAGTTGGAGGTCCTGACCTGACGCCCGGGCAAGTCTCAGGATACAGCCCCGCATCCTCCTTTATCTCAGCCTCTTCCAGCTCACAGGCAGGGCACCAAGGAAAAAGCCAAAGCAGCAGCACCCCGCTGGGAGCACCGGGAGACACCCAGCAAGAAGTGCAGAATTTAAAAGAGCAGCTGGAGGCACTAAGATGTCAG ACTCAGATTTACGAAGCAGAATATCAGACAGAGCataacaaccacaaacacacactgcaggagaactggaggctgaggaagaagagggaggaaacGCACCAACAGGTGGCACTACTGCAAGAGCAG CTCAAAGTTTATGAAGATGACTTCAGACGGGAGCGGTCTGACAAACAGATGCTGCAGCGGCTGTTGTTGAGGAAAACACCTCAAAACAAGGAGCCTGTGCTTGTTCACCGCTGCAATAACGAGCAGCAGCCACTAGGAGGAGACAAGAGAACACaaagtggagaaaaaagaaagcaacacCACCCTCTCTGCCCCAAGCACCCAAACAAGGACAAAGAGTAA